CGACCGTACGGCGCAGCGGCGTCCCCTCGGGCAGCGACGGCTGGTGCAGGATCGGCGCCAGGTCGAGCCCGCTGGCCTTCCAGTGGTCCTCCGCCGCCGACACGTCGAGCAGTTCGACGTGCCCGATGGCCTCGTCGAGCGAGCGGAAGCCCAGCTCGGCGAGGTACTCGCGGATCTCCTCCGCGATGAACTCGAAGAAGTTCACCACGAACTCGGGCTTGCCGGCGAAGCGCTTGCGCAGCTCGGGGTTCTGGGTGGCCACGCCCACCGGGCAGGTGTCGAGGTGGCACACGCGCATCATGACGCAGCCGGAGACGACCAGCGGAGCGGTGGCGAAGCCGTACTCCTCGGCGCCGAGGAGGGCGGCGATGACCACGTCGCGGCCGGTCTTGAGCTGGCCGTCGACCTGGACCACGATCCGGTCGCGCAGGCCGTTCAGCAGCAGCGTCTGCTGGGTCTCGGCCAGGCCGAGCTCCCACGGGGCGCCCGCGTGCTTGAGCGAGGTGAGCGGCGAGGCGCCGGTGCCGCCGTCGTGGCCGGAGATCAGCACGACGTCGGCGTGGGCCTTGGAGACGCCCGCGGCGACCGTGCCGACGCCGACCTCGGCCACCAGCTTCACGTGGACCCTGGAGACCGGGTTGGCGTTCTTCAGGTCGTGGATGAGCTGGGCCAGGTCCTCGATGGAGTAGATGTCGTGGTGCGGCGGCGGCGAGATGAGGCCGACGCCGGGGGTGGAGTGCCTGGTCTTGGCGATCCACGGGTAGACCTTGTGGCCGGGCAGCTGGCCGCCCTCGCCCGGCTTGGCGCCCTGGGCCATCTTGATCTGCAGGTCGTCGGCGTTGACCAGGTACTCGCTGGTGACGCCGAACCGGCCGGAGGCCACCTGCTTGATGGCAGAGCGGCGGGTGGCGTCGTACAGGCGCGAAGGGTCTTCGCCGCCCTCGCCGGTGTTGGACTTGCCGCCGAGCCTGTTCATCGCGATCGCGAGCGTCTCGTGCGCCTCCATCGAGATGGAGCCGTAGGACATCGCGCCGGTGGAGAAGCGCTTGACGATCTCGGAGACCGGCTCGACCTCCTCCAGCGGCACCGGGGCGCGGTCCGAGGCGAACTTGAACAGCCCGCGAAGCGTCATCAGCTTCTCGGCCTGGGAGTCGACGAGGCCGGTGTACTCCTTGAAGATCTCGTAGCGGCGGCTGCGCGTGGCGTGCTGCAGCTTGAAGACCGTCTCGGGGTTGAACAGGTGCGGCTCGCCCTCGCGCCGCCACTGGTACTCGCCGCCGACGTTGAGCCGCCGGTGGGCGTTCTCCGCGCGGGGGTAGGCGTGGCGGTGGCGGGCGGCGGCCTCCTGGGCCAGGACGTCGAAGCCGACGCCGCCCAGGCGCGAGGTGGTGCCGACGAAGCAGGTGTCGATCACCTCGGCGCCGAGGCCGAGCGCCTCGAAGATCTGCGCGCCGGTGTAGGAGGCCACCGTGGACACGCCCATCTTGGACATGACCTTGATGACGCCCTTGCCGTACGCCTTGATCAGGTTGCGCACGGCCTTGTGCTTGTCGACCTGCAGCATGCCGGTGTCGACCATGTCCTCGACGGTCTCGATCGCGAGGTAGGGGTTGACGGCCCCGGCGCCGTAGCCGATGAGCAGCGCCATGTGGTGGCACTCGCGGGCCTCGCCGGTCTCGATGACCAGGCCGATCTTGGTGCGGGTCTTCTCGGCGATGAGGTGGTGGTGCACCGCGCCGGTCAGCAGCAGCGACGGGATCGGCGCGAGGCGCTCGGAGGAGCCGCGGTCGGACAGCACGATGATCCGCGCCCCGCCCGCGATCGCCTCGGAGACCTCGGCGCAGATGGCCGTGAGCCGCTCCTTCAGCGCGGTGCCGCCACCGGCGACCTCGTACAGGCCCGAGACGACGTAGGGGTGAAAGCCGGGCAGGCCGCCCTCGTCGTTGATGTGGATGATCTTCGCGAGCTCGTCGTTGTCGATCACCGGGTACGGCAGGACCAGCTGGCGGCACGAGAAGGGGCCGGGGGCGAGCAGGTTGCCCTCGGGGCCCAGCGTGCTGGCCAGCGAGGTGACGAGCTCCTCGCGGATGGCGTCCAGCGGCGGGTTGGTGACCTGCGCGAACAGCTGGCTGAAGTAGTCGAACAGCAGCCTGGGCTTCTCGCTGAGCACGGCGACGGGCGTGTCGGTGCCCATCGACCCGATCGGCTCCTGGCCGCTCTTGGCCATCGGCGACAGGATGATCCGCAGCTCTTCCTCGGTGTAGCCGAACGTCTGCTGCCGCTTGACGAGCGCCTCGTGGGTGGGCATCTCGTGGGCGCGGGCCGGCAGCTCCTCGAAGCGCACGAGGCCCGCGTGCAGCCAGTCCTCGTACGGCAGCGCGGCGGCCAGCTCGGCCTTGATCTCGTCATCCTCGATGATCTTGCCGCGGGCGGTGTCGATGAGGAACATCCGCCCCGGCTGCAGGCGGCCCTTGCGCACGACGTCCTCGGGCGCGAAGTCGAGCACGCCCGCCTCGGAGGCCAGCACGACCAGGCCGTCGGCGGTCACCCAGAAGCGGCCGGGGCGCAGCCCGTTGCGGTCGAGGACGGCGCCCGCCAGCGTGCCGTCGGTGAAGGTGATCGAGGCGGGGCCGTCCCACGCCTCCATCATCGAGGAGTGGAACTCGTAGAACGCCCGCCGCGCGGGGTCCATCTCGGTGTGGTTCTCCCACGCCTCGGGGATCATCATCAGCACCGCATGCGGGAGCGAGCGCCCGCCCAGGTGCAGCAGTTCGAGCGTCTCGTCGAAGGACGCGGTGTCCGATCCGTCCGGGTCGCAGATGGGGAAGAGTCGCGACAGGTCACCTGGAATCAGCTCAGACTCCAGCATCGCCTCGCGCGCCCGCATCCAGTTGCGGTTGCCCTTGACCGTGTTGATCTCGCCGTTGTGGGCGATGTAACGGTAGGGGTGGGCCAGCGGCCAGCTCGGGAAGGTGTTGGTCGAGAAGCGAGAGTGCACCAGCGCGATCGCGGTGTCGAAGCGCTCGTCGGACAGGTCGGGGAAGAACGGCTCGACCTGCAGCGGGGTGAGCATCCCCTTGTAGACGAGGGTGCGGCCCGACAGCGAGGGGAAGTAGACGTCCGCCTCGTGCTCGGCCCGCTTGCGCAGGCAGAAAGCCAGCCGGTCGAGCTCGACGCCGCTCTCGCCGTTCGGGCTCGACACGAACAGCTGCATGAAGTGCGGCATGACCGCGCGGGCGCTCGGCCCGGCGTGCGCGGTGTCGACCGGGACCTCGCGCCAGCCGAGGACCGTCAGGCCCTCCTCCGCCGCGATCTCCTCGATCATCCCGGTGGCGATCCGCCTCGCCTCGCCGTCGACCGGCAGGAAGGCCATGCCCACGGCGTACTTGCCGGACTCGGGCAGCGGGA
This window of the Nonomuraea africana genome carries:
- the gltB gene encoding glutamate synthase large subunit, with product MPAAFLGFPEPQGLYHPANEHDACGVAMVADVNGRRGHEIVVKALTALCNLDHRGAKGSEPDTGDGAGILTQVPDGFLRASVDFPLPESGKYAVGMAFLPVDGEARRIATGMIEEIAAEEGLTVLGWREVPVDTAHAGPSARAVMPHFMQLFVSSPNGESGVELDRLAFCLRKRAEHEADVYFPSLSGRTLVYKGMLTPLQVEPFFPDLSDERFDTAIALVHSRFSTNTFPSWPLAHPYRYIAHNGEINTVKGNRNWMRAREAMLESELIPGDLSRLFPICDPDGSDTASFDETLELLHLGGRSLPHAVLMMIPEAWENHTEMDPARRAFYEFHSSMMEAWDGPASITFTDGTLAGAVLDRNGLRPGRFWVTADGLVVLASEAGVLDFAPEDVVRKGRLQPGRMFLIDTARGKIIEDDEIKAELAAALPYEDWLHAGLVRFEELPARAHEMPTHEALVKRQQTFGYTEEELRIILSPMAKSGQEPIGSMGTDTPVAVLSEKPRLLFDYFSQLFAQVTNPPLDAIREELVTSLASTLGPEGNLLAPGPFSCRQLVLPYPVIDNDELAKIIHINDEGGLPGFHPYVVSGLYEVAGGGTALKERLTAICAEVSEAIAGGARIIVLSDRGSSERLAPIPSLLLTGAVHHHLIAEKTRTKIGLVIETGEARECHHMALLIGYGAGAVNPYLAIETVEDMVDTGMLQVDKHKAVRNLIKAYGKGVIKVMSKMGVSTVASYTGAQIFEALGLGAEVIDTCFVGTTSRLGGVGFDVLAQEAAARHRHAYPRAENAHRRLNVGGEYQWRREGEPHLFNPETVFKLQHATRSRRYEIFKEYTGLVDSQAEKLMTLRGLFKFASDRAPVPLEEVEPVSEIVKRFSTGAMSYGSISMEAHETLAIAMNRLGGKSNTGEGGEDPSRLYDATRRSAIKQVASGRFGVTSEYLVNADDLQIKMAQGAKPGEGGQLPGHKVYPWIAKTRHSTPGVGLISPPPHHDIYSIEDLAQLIHDLKNANPVSRVHVKLVAEVGVGTVAAGVSKAHADVVLISGHDGGTGASPLTSLKHAGAPWELGLAETQQTLLLNGLRDRIVVQVDGQLKTGRDVVIAALLGAEEYGFATAPLVVSGCVMMRVCHLDTCPVGVATQNPELRKRFAGKPEFVVNFFEFIAEEIREYLAELGFRSLDEAIGHVELLDVSAAEDHWKASGLDLAPILHQPSLPEGTPLRRTVDQDHGLEHALDNTLIALAEGALEHGTPVTLDLPIRNVNRTVGTMLGYEVTRRYGGAGLPDDTIDISFTGSAGNSFGAFVPRGVTLRLTGDANDYLGKGLSGGRITVRPHDTAPLDGQIIAGNVALYGATSGEVFIRGVVGERFCVRNSGATAVVEGVGDHGCEYMTGGKVVVLGQTGRNFAAGMSGGIAYLLDLRSERVNREMVAIEPLTDKDASFLHETVARHFEETGSPIAKELLADWDAALTRFGKVMPTDYKRVLLAAEAARIEGRDIDEAVMTAAVQA